In Persicimonas caeni, a single window of DNA contains:
- a CDS encoding TlyA family RNA methyltransferase: MPKKRLDILMTEREMARSRSKAKAMIMTGKVFVDGERVDKAGTQVDVGADIEFRGDVNPYVSRGGLKLQSALDAFGYDPAGKVVIDVGASTGGFTDCVLQKGAKKVYAVDVGYGQLAWKLRQDERVEVIERTNIRHMEEDRLPEKCDLAVIDCSFISLELVLPNTLTFLKDDADVIALIKPQFEVGKDNVGKGGVVRDEEVRQQAIDAIIAYAGTLGMTCVESVDSEVHGPAGNVEHLVWLRRGN, encoded by the coding sequence ATGCCAAAGAAACGCCTCGACATCCTGATGACCGAACGCGAGATGGCCCGCTCGCGCAGCAAAGCCAAAGCGATGATCATGACCGGCAAGGTCTTCGTCGACGGCGAGCGCGTCGACAAGGCGGGCACACAGGTCGACGTCGGCGCCGACATCGAGTTTCGCGGCGACGTCAATCCCTACGTGTCACGCGGAGGGCTGAAGCTGCAGAGCGCGCTCGACGCCTTTGGCTACGACCCGGCCGGCAAGGTCGTCATCGACGTGGGCGCCTCGACCGGCGGCTTCACCGACTGCGTGCTCCAAAAAGGGGCCAAGAAGGTCTACGCGGTCGACGTCGGCTACGGCCAGCTGGCCTGGAAGCTACGCCAAGACGAGCGCGTCGAGGTCATCGAGCGGACCAATATCCGGCACATGGAAGAGGATCGCCTGCCCGAAAAGTGCGACCTGGCGGTCATCGACTGCTCGTTCATCTCACTGGAGCTCGTCCTCCCCAACACGCTCACGTTCCTGAAGGACGACGCCGACGTCATCGCGCTCATCAAGCCTCAGTTCGAGGTCGGCAAAGACAATGTCGGCAAAGGCGGGGTGGTGCGCGACGAAGAGGTGCGCCAGCAGGCCATCGACGCCATCATCGCGTACGCCGGCACGTTGGGCATGACGTGCGTCGAGTCCGTCGACTCCGAGGTCCACGGCCCGGCGGGCAACGTCGAGCATCTGGTGTGGTTGAGGCGGGGCAATTAA
- a CDS encoding MBL fold metallo-hydrolase, whose product MTEHISRIELSKPQGLPSLASEPTNVYLLHGEAPALVNAGHPSQFDELCRALRELDVEIADLERIVYTSWNVEVLGAAANLPNVDHFVFSPDMGEPSDFEAHLEARRAEIRSLAERVVAQEESYNEEDLESVDAYLSAYYPPMPSNLRFIPVRSGHVVAAGSFRLEVMATPGPAAGHVALYDAQKHTLFGGDFSASGLPAHMEEVQAYLISLERLQKLQVDTLLPNRGKPVKKRGDWTLRRALRFLNNFMNSAPAAMHNAPTVIEFIERDLGHHIDDLAELVLQLERYRAPMDELVRARMIDAEGEGLARRYGVDVEDDRAPLRPK is encoded by the coding sequence GTGACGGAACACATTTCGCGGATCGAGCTGAGTAAGCCGCAGGGCTTGCCGTCGCTGGCGAGCGAGCCGACCAACGTCTACCTGCTGCACGGTGAGGCGCCGGCTCTGGTCAATGCCGGCCATCCGTCGCAGTTCGATGAGCTGTGCCGCGCGCTGCGCGAGCTCGACGTGGAGATCGCCGACCTCGAGCGCATTGTCTACACCAGTTGGAACGTCGAGGTGTTGGGCGCGGCGGCCAATCTTCCCAACGTCGACCACTTTGTCTTCAGCCCCGACATGGGCGAGCCGTCCGATTTCGAGGCACATCTCGAGGCTCGGCGCGCCGAGATTCGCTCGCTCGCCGAGCGCGTCGTCGCCCAAGAGGAGAGCTACAACGAGGAGGATCTGGAGTCCGTCGACGCTTATTTGTCGGCGTATTATCCGCCCATGCCCTCGAACCTTCGGTTCATTCCTGTGCGCAGCGGCCATGTGGTAGCGGCGGGCTCGTTTCGGCTCGAAGTGATGGCCACTCCCGGGCCGGCTGCGGGCCACGTCGCCCTATATGATGCCCAAAAACACACCCTTTTCGGCGGCGACTTTTCGGCAAGCGGCCTTCCCGCGCACATGGAGGAAGTCCAAGCCTACCTGATCAGCTTGGAGCGGCTGCAAAAGCTCCAGGTCGACACCCTGCTTCCCAACCGCGGCAAGCCCGTCAAAAAGCGCGGCGACTGGACCCTTCGACGGGCGTTGCGATTCCTGAACAACTTCATGAACAGCGCGCCGGCGGCGATGCACAATGCTCCCACCGTCATCGAGTTCATCGAGCGCGACCTCGGTCACCACATCGACGATTTGGCGGAACTCGTCTTACAGCTCGAGCGCTACAGAGCGCCGATGGACGAGCTTGTGCGCGCTCGCATGATCGACGCCGAAGGTGAGGGCTTGGCACGCCGCTACGGGGTCGACGTCGAAGACGATCGGGCGCCGCTGCGGCCCAAATAA
- a CDS encoding tRNA1(Val) (adenine(37)-N6)-methyltransferase yields the protein MTEQAKTTRDVLGDEELTILQHERGYRFGLDALLLATDLPEMGAAPTIVELGAAQGIVSLCVARQWEEARVVAVERQDSLFGLLEQNIALNNLSERVDAVHGDVRDFRDLFDAHSADLVVCNPPYFRQGERRPSSHAQRAAARHELHGELADFVDAARYVLGQRGRLKVILPPIRLADLMHAAEGTDLTFESMRFFHSREDTDAYLVESVLRRGGAPDLKVRPPLYIYQNAHDYTEEVQRRIEQAPRPQSRTRDDATP from the coding sequence ATGACTGAACAAGCCAAGACAACCCGCGACGTCCTCGGAGACGAAGAACTCACGATCTTACAGCACGAGCGAGGCTATCGTTTCGGCCTCGACGCGCTTTTATTGGCCACGGACCTGCCCGAAATGGGTGCCGCGCCCACGATCGTGGAGCTGGGCGCCGCCCAGGGTATCGTCTCCCTGTGCGTAGCGCGTCAATGGGAGGAGGCCCGCGTGGTCGCCGTGGAGAGGCAAGATTCGCTCTTCGGACTTTTGGAGCAAAATATCGCTCTAAACAATTTGTCCGAGAGGGTCGATGCGGTACATGGCGATGTGCGTGATTTTCGCGACCTGTTCGACGCGCACTCGGCCGACCTGGTGGTGTGCAACCCGCCGTATTTTCGCCAGGGGGAGCGCCGCCCGAGCAGCCACGCCCAGCGCGCAGCGGCGCGTCACGAACTACATGGCGAGCTCGCCGACTTTGTCGACGCGGCCCGGTATGTGTTGGGCCAGCGCGGTCGTCTCAAGGTCATCTTGCCGCCGATTCGCCTGGCCGACCTGATGCACGCCGCCGAGGGCACCGATTTGACCTTCGAGTCGATGCGCTTTTTCCACTCGCGAGAGGACACCGACGCCTACTTGGTCGAATCGGTGCTTCGCCGCGGAGGCGCCCCCGATCTCAAGGTGCGCCCGCCACTTTACATCTACCAAAACGCCCACGACTATACCGAAGAGGTCCAACGGCGCATCGAACAGGCGCCGCGGCCTCAATCACGCACTCGCGACGATGCGACCCCATGA
- a CDS encoding sensor domain-containing protein: MAIDELVSDSPQSLVWDVLPETGFVLITAVVLFFLVRKHHSSLESWQSRLEDQERQLEGIVETVANGVIIVDLDDRILQVNQAFTELFGYAMEEVCGQTTEFLAVAGQPQELQPVYVLQEAKRSGLWSGEVLRRTKDGSSMPVRLSVAPIQNERGEVIAYVGDYQDLRAVEEAREHVEGLGEVIESLSQEMNIDKLGQKAVSAALMVTGADIGGVALRDEDGMVSYRWAVGASPDDIPGLTEPFEVTRGLAGRVFESESPIIVSDYAEVDAPNLGLAKAGVGSGLSCPVMVAGDCVGVLSLGIFERTGAFEDRHVPLAEAIARQIGVALQRQQLLDDVKESEQRFRQLVETVPDIMYLVSYPDFKIRYVSPAVEGLLGFTSEQCIADPKLWWKQMEPSDRQRIEREVFAQLEDRDEYVIEYRLWHADGRQKLWFEDRGHIQRDEDGEPVGVAGVLVDITERKRAEERLEYVAYYDTMTGLPNRTHFLEELQERLDACQEKGECTTAALLYVDVDRFHLVNDILGHEAGDELIVEVAERLRKIFGEDALLARPNADEYLIYVPDIAEAGASESEQSAAAGKRADELLEAMKAPVTLLGQESYVTVSIGISLYPNDADDADTLVKHAHRAMNRSKEMGRSGYCFYAGELAQRQQQLLSLNTRLHRALERKEFLVYYQPIIDLRDGSLIGVEALIRWKSPEKGLVSPGVFIPVAEETGLIVPIGDWVIDEVCRQLREWEDKGMSLYSAINLSARQLWRDDTLDKITDAIERHDLSPDLVEFEITESATMMDPSHISQIMEEMRARGLKISIDDFGTGYSSLERLKHMPVRTLKIDRSFVRGVPKNDRDANIVTTVIQLARNFRMHSLAEGIETIEQWKFLKDLGCPYGQGYYFSKPVPAADIEKMMRAEQKWAIDDEDTPKTVLN, from the coding sequence GTGGCGATTGACGAGTTGGTCAGCGACTCGCCACAGTCGCTGGTGTGGGACGTGTTGCCCGAGACTGGCTTTGTGCTGATCACCGCAGTGGTGCTCTTCTTTTTGGTGCGCAAGCACCACTCCTCGCTCGAAAGTTGGCAGTCACGTCTCGAAGATCAAGAGCGCCAGCTCGAAGGGATCGTCGAGACGGTGGCCAACGGGGTGATCATCGTCGACCTCGATGATCGCATTCTTCAAGTCAATCAGGCGTTTACCGAGCTCTTTGGCTACGCGATGGAGGAGGTTTGTGGTCAGACCACCGAGTTTTTGGCGGTGGCTGGACAGCCTCAGGAACTCCAACCGGTTTATGTGCTCCAAGAGGCCAAGCGCAGCGGGCTGTGGAGCGGCGAAGTACTTCGCCGTACCAAAGACGGCAGCTCCATGCCGGTGCGCTTGAGCGTGGCCCCCATTCAAAACGAGCGCGGGGAAGTCATCGCGTATGTCGGCGACTACCAGGATTTGCGCGCGGTCGAAGAGGCCCGCGAGCATGTCGAAGGTCTGGGAGAGGTCATCGAGAGCCTGTCTCAGGAGATGAATATCGACAAGCTGGGTCAAAAGGCGGTCAGCGCCGCCTTGATGGTGACCGGCGCCGATATTGGCGGAGTGGCCCTTCGCGACGAAGACGGCATGGTCTCCTATCGCTGGGCCGTGGGAGCTTCACCCGATGACATTCCAGGGTTGACCGAGCCTTTCGAGGTCACTCGCGGCTTGGCCGGCAGGGTCTTCGAGTCCGAATCTCCCATCATCGTGTCGGACTACGCCGAGGTCGACGCGCCGAACCTGGGCCTTGCCAAGGCGGGAGTCGGAAGTGGGCTTTCATGCCCGGTGATGGTCGCAGGAGATTGCGTCGGAGTACTTAGCCTGGGCATCTTCGAGCGCACGGGCGCTTTCGAAGATCGCCACGTGCCGCTCGCCGAAGCGATCGCGCGCCAGATCGGCGTGGCCCTGCAGCGCCAGCAGTTGCTCGACGACGTCAAAGAATCCGAGCAGCGCTTCCGTCAGCTCGTCGAGACGGTGCCAGACATCATGTATCTGGTCTCCTACCCGGACTTCAAAATCCGCTACGTGAGCCCGGCGGTCGAGGGGCTGCTCGGCTTTACCTCCGAGCAGTGCATCGCCGATCCGAAGCTGTGGTGGAAGCAGATGGAGCCTTCGGATCGCCAGCGGATCGAAAGGGAGGTCTTCGCCCAACTCGAAGATCGCGACGAGTACGTCATCGAGTACCGCCTGTGGCACGCCGACGGGCGCCAAAAGTTGTGGTTCGAAGACCGCGGGCACATCCAGCGCGACGAGGACGGCGAGCCTGTGGGCGTGGCCGGTGTATTGGTCGATATCACCGAGCGAAAGCGTGCCGAAGAGCGTCTGGAATATGTCGCCTATTACGACACGATGACCGGACTTCCCAACCGTACGCACTTCCTCGAGGAGCTCCAAGAAAGGTTGGATGCATGCCAAGAGAAGGGAGAGTGCACCACTGCGGCGCTGTTGTACGTCGACGTCGACCGCTTTCATCTGGTCAACGACATCTTGGGTCACGAGGCAGGCGACGAGCTTATTGTCGAGGTCGCCGAGCGGCTGCGAAAGATCTTCGGAGAGGACGCGCTGCTCGCTCGCCCCAACGCCGACGAGTATTTGATCTATGTGCCCGACATCGCCGAGGCGGGGGCCAGTGAGTCGGAGCAGAGCGCAGCCGCAGGAAAACGCGCCGACGAGCTGCTCGAAGCGATGAAGGCGCCGGTGACGCTACTGGGCCAAGAGTCGTATGTGACCGTCAGCATCGGCATTAGCCTCTATCCGAATGACGCCGACGACGCCGACACGCTGGTCAAGCACGCCCACCGGGCGATGAACCGGTCCAAAGAGATGGGCAGAAGCGGCTACTGCTTCTACGCAGGTGAGCTCGCCCAACGCCAGCAGCAACTGCTGTCGCTCAATACGCGGCTGCACCGCGCGCTCGAGCGCAAAGAATTTTTGGTCTATTACCAGCCGATCATCGACCTGCGCGACGGCAGTCTGATCGGCGTCGAGGCGTTGATCCGGTGGAAGTCCCCCGAGAAGGGGCTGGTTTCGCCAGGCGTCTTCATCCCGGTGGCCGAGGAGACCGGGCTGATCGTGCCCATTGGCGACTGGGTCATCGACGAGGTCTGTCGTCAGCTTCGCGAGTGGGAAGACAAGGGGATGTCGTTGTACTCGGCGATCAACCTGTCGGCGCGGCAACTCTGGCGAGACGACACGCTCGACAAGATCACCGACGCCATCGAGCGTCACGACCTGTCGCCGGATCTCGTCGAATTCGAGATCACCGAGAGCGCCACGATGATGGATCCGTCGCATATCTCCCAGATCATGGAGGAGATGCGCGCACGGGGTTTGAAGATTTCGATCGACGATTTTGGCACCGGCTACTCGTCGCTCGAGCGTCTCAAGCATATGCCGGTGCGCACCCTCAAGATCGACCGCTCCTTTGTGCGCGGCGTGCCCAAGAACGACCGCGACGCCAACATCGTGACCACGGTCATCCAACTGGCTCGCAACTTCCGCATGCACTCGTTGGCCGAGGGAATCGAGACGATCGAGCAGTGGAAATTCTTGAAGGACCTCGGCTGCCCTTACGGCCAGGGTTACTACTTCAGCAAGCCTGTGCCCGCGGCCGACATCGAGAAAATGATGCGCGCCGAGCAAAAGTGGGCGATCGACGACGAGGACACCCCCAAGACGGTGCTGAACTAG
- a CDS encoding FHA domain-containing protein, whose translation MTDQNRKTLRSFYCRDYLWELFEQMTQELGCSMDYLINESMRLYARSRDYSPGEGAGPNGGQQRSSSGWGQGQPNNGRGGPQYQSNQHQSAPQQNMGGPQGGSGMDHRTFQRVPAVRGGNGQQNQGFGGPSGPPQQPQQPQQRGPGGPPPPPPRPGQQNYGQQQRPTHQSPRGSGFGQQQAQQAPLYMIFNNNRYVIDSDKFVIGRGSQHTDLTIRDGNISRKHCAIIHRNGNYYIKDLDSTNGIEFRGNRIESKRIEEGDVFYLCDYELRFTYQG comes from the coding sequence ATGACCGACCAGAATCGAAAGACGCTTCGTAGCTTTTATTGCCGCGACTACCTTTGGGAGCTCTTCGAGCAGATGACCCAAGAGCTGGGCTGCTCGATGGACTACCTGATCAACGAGTCGATGCGCCTCTATGCGCGCAGTCGCGACTACTCGCCGGGTGAAGGTGCTGGGCCCAACGGTGGCCAGCAGCGCAGCTCGAGCGGTTGGGGCCAAGGACAGCCCAACAACGGTCGCGGCGGGCCTCAATATCAGAGCAATCAACACCAGAGTGCGCCCCAGCAGAATATGGGCGGACCTCAAGGTGGCTCCGGGATGGACCATCGCACCTTCCAGCGGGTGCCGGCGGTGCGCGGCGGCAACGGCCAGCAAAACCAGGGCTTCGGCGGGCCGTCTGGGCCGCCCCAGCAGCCCCAGCAGCCCCAGCAGCGTGGTCCAGGCGGTCCTCCGCCTCCCCCGCCGCGCCCCGGCCAGCAAAATTACGGGCAACAGCAGCGCCCGACCCACCAGAGCCCGCGCGGCAGCGGTTTTGGTCAGCAGCAGGCCCAACAGGCCCCGCTGTATATGATCTTCAACAACAACCGTTACGTGATCGACTCGGACAAATTCGTCATCGGTCGCGGCAGCCAGCACACGGATCTGACCATTCGCGACGGTAATATCTCGCGCAAGCACTGCGCGATCATCCATCGCAACGGCAACTACTACATCAAAGATCTCGACTCGACGAACGGCATCGAGTTCCGCGGCAACCGCATCGAGTCGAAGCGCATCGAAGAGGGCGACGTCTTCTATCTGTGCGATTACGAGCTGCGGTTTACTTATCAAGGATAG
- a CDS encoding OmpA family protein, translated as MAATVAFFTVLVLSASAFAQAGFQYKVNKKVQVGQGYPSLVLQATGNISSGTVTFKRSDGKSFTKQIGSLSAGATKEFPIKQPAGTHKYEVTIEAKGSAGETVKTSLDIEATLVAELELSVDPNKARIGKGEIPVRANRPMDRVETEIFDSNGNKLYEGTQSLGGKKGTFMVKWPAKEDVGGIRLKAYDVDGFWRSVLLEPFWVEIPHKEVIFNFGKASWDNSEEPKLEDTLANIREAMKKHRDKGLQMQLYIAGYTDTVGSKSDNYKLSTARARAIAKWFEKKGLDIPIYYQGFGESVLAVNTPDETKNEKNRRAIYVLGNARPPISKTLPKANWKRVR; from the coding sequence TTGGCTGCAACAGTCGCCTTTTTCACCGTGCTGGTTTTGTCTGCGTCTGCCTTCGCTCAGGCCGGCTTTCAGTACAAGGTCAATAAGAAGGTTCAGGTAGGCCAAGGCTACCCGAGCTTGGTGCTGCAGGCCACCGGGAACATCTCGAGCGGTACGGTGACCTTCAAGCGCTCCGACGGCAAGTCGTTCACCAAGCAGATCGGCTCGTTGAGCGCCGGCGCGACCAAAGAGTTTCCCATCAAACAGCCTGCCGGCACCCACAAGTACGAGGTGACCATCGAAGCCAAGGGCAGCGCCGGGGAGACCGTCAAAACCAGCCTCGACATCGAGGCAACGCTGGTCGCCGAGCTCGAGTTGTCGGTCGATCCCAACAAGGCGCGCATCGGCAAAGGCGAGATTCCGGTCCGCGCCAACCGCCCCATGGACCGCGTCGAGACCGAGATCTTCGACTCCAACGGCAACAAACTCTACGAAGGCACCCAAAGCTTGGGCGGCAAGAAAGGCACCTTCATGGTCAAGTGGCCCGCCAAAGAAGATGTCGGCGGCATTCGCCTCAAGGCCTACGACGTCGATGGCTTCTGGCGAAGTGTGTTGCTCGAGCCGTTCTGGGTCGAGATTCCGCACAAAGAGGTGATCTTCAACTTCGGCAAGGCGAGTTGGGACAACTCGGAGGAGCCTAAGCTCGAGGATACGCTGGCGAATATTCGCGAGGCGATGAAAAAACACCGCGACAAAGGCCTGCAAATGCAGCTTTATATCGCCGGCTACACCGACACAGTCGGTTCGAAGTCGGACAACTACAAGCTGAGCACCGCCCGAGCGCGCGCGATCGCCAAGTGGTTCGAGAAGAAGGGTCTCGACATCCCGATCTACTACCAGGGCTTCGGCGAGTCCGTCTTGGCAGTGAACACGCCCGACGAGACCAAAAACGAGAAGAACCGTCGGGCGATCTACGTGCTCGGAAACGCGCGGCCTCCCATCTCCAAGACGCTTCCCAAGGCGAATTGGAAGCGTGTTCGCTAA
- a CDS encoding L,D-transpeptidase family protein: MDKRNFAALAATLAVGTLVACGEPNISQEKASPYVDQWSKSVEGTLREMAVAPAGKKNFQERLQKAAAQAESKLQRDEPPYDVLVNRVYQGIDYQFALVERTGLTDRGQAVWKTLEAVEDHALDADDYTLAEIGSGLESLEKANARFEKLETFETSDAEKDAAIAWLTQQPVSTFELTDDNHAKLTQTVLDSDSGQRMKERLANYETVSTEIAALEAKVEHLLMQNLARYARQMKHFRIHEIFVHPKNFDRWTNPNIEGRRPDKAEATWHARVAWRTAAKMTRDIAEKKEAEILHKLIEQDLEKALTGDVNTALASLKPAQPQYAGLQKEYVRYKEIAEAGGWEKVPVTRGLRPGREHEVVAKLKKRLQVEGFYPADAAIDNKYDDKLEKAVEAYQETHQMQVTGKPHHMFWASVNIPAKRRMEQIALNMQRWRESDIRHDDPMYVYVNIPDFHAEVWKEQERKLRFRIVVGNNDLAPKEKREAARKNKDESFKKHPNRTPTLSAYIDRVIYNPYWNVTERIRDEEILPEVRASVEAGYKAKIKRLLGVPTKKPSEQAGEEKSEEATLTGTVGTTPSAEAQQEQATEMVGADAIAKLREQSGAVEAAPAKPTRSAESFWSKNGDGRLVFDVAALRQLVGGGAPDAGSADTAGEAAPSSLAAKFPYIDPATGQVNVNSTNPDAIPGWYEANNYEVMFPGKKWEYVRMKQGDDNALGKVKVIFPNLHDVYLHDTPHKALFSRDIRAFSHGCMRMHEPLTFAEYLLEQDGKLDEYNVRRILSEGTYEPIFLDKQIPVHIDYVTVRVDDQGRANFLADIYDYDKFKEEG, from the coding sequence TTGGATAAAAGAAATTTCGCTGCGCTTGCCGCCACCCTGGCGGTCGGCACGCTCGTCGCCTGTGGCGAGCCGAATATCTCCCAAGAAAAGGCCTCGCCGTACGTCGACCAATGGTCGAAGAGCGTCGAGGGGACGTTGCGCGAGATGGCGGTGGCGCCGGCGGGCAAGAAGAACTTCCAGGAGCGACTGCAAAAAGCCGCAGCCCAGGCCGAGTCGAAGCTCCAGCGAGACGAGCCGCCCTACGACGTTTTGGTCAACAGGGTCTATCAGGGCATCGACTACCAGTTCGCGTTGGTCGAGCGCACCGGGTTGACCGATCGCGGCCAGGCGGTGTGGAAGACCCTCGAGGCGGTCGAAGACCACGCGCTCGACGCTGACGACTATACGCTGGCCGAGATTGGCTCCGGTCTGGAGTCGCTCGAGAAGGCGAACGCGCGCTTCGAGAAGCTCGAGACCTTCGAGACGAGCGACGCCGAGAAAGATGCGGCGATCGCCTGGCTGACCCAACAGCCGGTGTCGACCTTCGAACTCACCGATGACAATCACGCCAAGCTGACCCAGACGGTGCTCGACTCCGACAGTGGGCAGCGTATGAAAGAGCGGCTGGCCAACTATGAGACGGTCAGCACCGAGATCGCCGCGCTCGAGGCCAAGGTCGAGCATTTGTTGATGCAGAACCTGGCGCGGTATGCGCGCCAGATGAAGCATTTCCGCATCCACGAGATCTTCGTCCACCCCAAAAACTTCGACCGGTGGACCAACCCGAATATCGAGGGGCGGCGGCCCGACAAAGCCGAGGCGACCTGGCACGCGCGCGTCGCCTGGCGTACAGCGGCCAAGATGACCCGCGACATCGCCGAGAAGAAAGAAGCCGAGATCTTGCACAAGCTCATCGAGCAGGATCTCGAGAAGGCGCTCACCGGCGACGTGAACACCGCGTTGGCCAGCCTCAAGCCGGCGCAGCCGCAGTACGCCGGGCTCCAGAAGGAGTACGTGCGCTACAAAGAGATCGCCGAGGCCGGCGGCTGGGAGAAGGTGCCGGTGACCCGCGGCCTTCGCCCGGGGCGCGAGCACGAGGTGGTCGCGAAGCTCAAGAAACGCCTGCAGGTCGAGGGTTTTTATCCGGCCGACGCGGCCATCGACAACAAGTACGACGACAAGCTCGAAAAGGCGGTCGAGGCGTACCAGGAGACCCACCAGATGCAGGTCACCGGCAAGCCGCACCACATGTTCTGGGCGAGCGTGAATATCCCGGCCAAGCGGCGCATGGAGCAGATCGCGCTGAATATGCAGCGCTGGCGCGAGTCGGATATCCGCCACGACGACCCGATGTACGTCTACGTCAATATCCCCGACTTCCACGCTGAGGTCTGGAAGGAGCAGGAGCGCAAGCTTCGCTTCCGCATCGTGGTCGGAAACAACGACCTGGCGCCCAAAGAGAAGCGCGAAGCGGCCCGGAAGAACAAGGACGAGTCGTTCAAAAAGCATCCGAACCGCACACCGACGCTGAGCGCGTATATCGACCGGGTGATCTACAACCCGTACTGGAACGTGACCGAGCGCATCCGCGACGAGGAGATCTTGCCGGAGGTGCGCGCCTCGGTCGAGGCGGGCTACAAGGCCAAGATCAAGCGCTTGCTCGGCGTGCCGACCAAGAAACCGTCCGAGCAGGCAGGCGAAGAGAAGTCAGAAGAGGCGACGCTGACCGGCACGGTCGGAACTACACCGAGCGCCGAGGCGCAGCAGGAGCAGGCCACCGAGATGGTCGGTGCCGACGCCATCGCCAAACTTCGTGAGCAGAGTGGTGCGGTCGAAGCCGCACCGGCCAAGCCGACACGCTCGGCAGAGTCTTTCTGGTCGAAGAATGGCGACGGCCGGCTCGTCTTCGACGTCGCCGCGCTCAGGCAACTCGTCGGTGGTGGCGCGCCCGACGCCGGGTCGGCCGACACCGCCGGTGAAGCCGCGCCGTCGAGTTTGGCTGCCAAGTTCCCCTACATCGATCCGGCCACCGGCCAGGTCAACGTCAACTCGACGAATCCCGACGCCATCCCGGGCTGGTACGAGGCGAACAACTACGAGGTGATGTTCCCGGGCAAAAAGTGGGAGTACGTGCGCATGAAGCAGGGCGACGATAACGCACTGGGCAAGGTCAAAGTGATCTTCCCGAACCTGCACGACGTCTACCTGCACGACACGCCGCACAAAGCGCTGTTCAGCCGCGACATCCGCGCGTTCAGCCACGGCTGCATGCGCATGCACGAGCCGCTGACTTTTGCCGAGTACCTGCTCGAGCAAGACGGCAAACTCGACGAGTACAACGTGCGTCGCATTCTCTCCGAGGGCACCTACGAGCCCATCTTCTTGGACAAGCAAATCCCGGTGCACATCGACTATGTGACCGTGCGCGTCGATGATCAGGGCCGGGCGAACTTCTTGGCCGACATTTACGACTACGACAAGTTCAAGGAAGAAGGGTGA
- a CDS encoding NUDIX hydrolase translates to MSASSVTDAATIIILREAARGFEVFMVRRHSKSQFMANRYVYPGGKLDAADSTEVAARHVEGLTPKQARERLAEEVDPSTALGLFLAGIRETFEEAGILLARRAGEDDLIDLTSDEEVAERFRVYRKQLMEGDISLSEVAERESLVFPLDRLGYFAHWITPYVEPRRFDARFFVAIAPDSQRPLHDKRETTASAWIRPADAVAQNQAGEFMLAPPTLRTLQQLAEFESAEAAFEWALDHDPPTILPHMEQRDEHIWLFLPGDDEFPADDAEYAMAEPVDDGVTRMVAENVGLWRVVPQNHP, encoded by the coding sequence ATGTCCGCAAGTTCCGTCACTGACGCCGCTACGATCATCATCCTGCGTGAGGCCGCCAGGGGCTTCGAGGTCTTTATGGTGCGGCGTCACTCCAAGAGTCAGTTCATGGCGAATCGGTATGTCTACCCGGGTGGCAAGCTCGACGCGGCCGACAGCACCGAGGTGGCCGCGAGGCATGTCGAGGGACTGACACCGAAACAAGCGCGCGAGCGGCTGGCCGAAGAGGTCGACCCGTCGACGGCGCTGGGGCTTTTCTTGGCGGGCATCCGTGAGACCTTCGAGGAGGCAGGCATCTTATTGGCGCGGCGCGCCGGTGAAGACGACCTCATCGACCTGACCAGCGACGAGGAGGTCGCCGAGAGGTTTCGCGTGTACCGCAAGCAGCTCATGGAGGGGGACATCTCGTTGAGCGAGGTCGCCGAGCGCGAGAGTCTGGTGTTCCCGCTCGACCGGCTGGGCTATTTCGCCCACTGGATCACGCCCTACGTCGAGCCGCGGCGGTTCGACGCGCGCTTCTTTGTGGCGATCGCCCCCGACAGCCAGCGGCCGTTGCATGACAAGCGCGAGACGACGGCGTCGGCGTGGATCCGCCCCGCCGACGCCGTCGCACAGAACCAGGCCGGCGAGTTTATGCTCGCCCCGCCCACACTGCGCACGCTGCAGCAGCTGGCCGAATTCGAGTCGGCCGAGGCCGCCTTCGAGTGGGCGCTCGACCACGACCCGCCGACGATCCTGCCGCATATGGAGCAGCGCGACGAGCACATCTGGCTCTTCTTGCCGGGCGACGACGAGTTTCCGGCCGACGATGCAGAGTATGCGATGGCCGAGCCAGTAGACGACGGGGTGACGCGGATGGTCGCCGAGAATGTGGGCCTGTGGCGGGTAGTGCCCCAAAACCACCCCTAA